One genomic window of Gemmatimonadales bacterium includes the following:
- a CDS encoding phosphoribosylaminoimidazolesuccinocarboxamide synthase, whose product MTMLARSALPLPLLRRGKVREVYEVDAAHLLLVASDRVSAFDVVMGETIPHKGAVLTQLSAFWFERLAGARTAPAVRSHYVTAGAAEIVARLPALAGRKSELDGRAMLVRRTTPIPFECVVRGYLSGSAWVEYSHDGTLAGEPLPAGLVQSARLPEPIFSPATKAKSGHDQNVTASLVASAVGAELARRLRDASFAVYMAGRDHAATHGIIIADTKFEFGVDAGGELLLIDEVLTPDSSRFWPADEYEPGRPQRSFDKQPLRDYLASLRATGRWNGEAPGPPLPPDVVDATSRRYLEAFRRLTGRELERGA is encoded by the coding sequence ATGACGATGCTCGCGCGGAGCGCGCTCCCCCTGCCCCTCCTCCGGCGCGGCAAGGTGCGCGAAGTGTACGAGGTGGACGCCGCCCATCTGCTGCTCGTGGCGAGCGACCGGGTCAGCGCCTTCGACGTCGTGATGGGGGAGACCATCCCGCACAAGGGTGCGGTGCTCACCCAGCTCAGTGCATTCTGGTTCGAGCGACTGGCCGGTGCGCGCACCGCGCCGGCGGTGCGGTCGCACTACGTGACGGCCGGGGCGGCCGAGATTGTGGCGCGCCTGCCGGCACTCGCCGGCCGCAAGTCCGAGCTGGACGGCCGCGCCATGCTGGTGCGCCGGACCACGCCGATCCCGTTCGAGTGCGTGGTGCGCGGGTATCTGTCGGGCTCCGCGTGGGTCGAGTACTCCCATGACGGCACCCTCGCGGGCGAGCCGCTGCCCGCGGGCCTCGTGCAAAGCGCGCGGCTTCCCGAGCCCATCTTCTCGCCTGCCACCAAGGCCAAGTCGGGCCACGATCAGAACGTGACCGCGTCCTTGGTCGCGAGCGCCGTCGGTGCCGAGCTGGCCCGCCGTCTTCGCGACGCCAGCTTTGCCGTATACATGGCCGGTCGCGATCATGCCGCCACGCACGGCATCATCATTGCCGATACCAAGTTCGAATTCGGCGTCGACGCCGGCGGCGAGCTCCTTCTGATCGACGAGGTGCTCACCCCGGACTCGTCGCGCTTCTGGCCCGCCGACGAGTACGAGCCCGGGCGGCCGCAGCGCAGTTTCGACAAGCAGCCGTTGCGCGACTACCTTGCCTCCCTGCGTGCGACCGGCCGCTGGAACGGCGAGGCGCCGGGCCCGCCGCTGCCGCCCGACGTCGTAGACGCCACGAGCCGGCGCTACCTCGAAGCCTTCCGCCGGCTCACCGGCCGGGAGCTCGAGCGCGGTGCGTGA
- a CDS encoding phosphatidylserine decarboxylase family protein, translated as MIRIAPEGRWFIAAAWAILLVLALLGWWLAAVVWLVVAIWVVVFFRDPERRWASRPDLIVAPADGRVVSVIRVEEPAFLAAPATRISIFMNVFDCHVNRYPTDGTVTYRQYNAGKFMHAAAEKSSADNEQSSIGLATAHGRLLVRQIAGWVARRIVTDDPVGTPVHQGERLGMIRFGSRVDVFFPEAAATPLVQVGDRTLVGVTPVARWN; from the coding sequence ATGATCCGCATCGCGCCGGAGGGCCGATGGTTCATCGCCGCAGCATGGGCCATCCTGCTCGTGCTCGCGCTCCTCGGCTGGTGGCTCGCGGCGGTGGTGTGGCTGGTCGTCGCGATCTGGGTCGTGGTGTTCTTTCGCGATCCCGAGCGGCGCTGGGCGTCGCGCCCGGACCTGATCGTGGCGCCGGCGGACGGGCGGGTGGTGAGCGTCATTCGGGTCGAGGAGCCGGCCTTTCTCGCGGCGCCGGCGACGAGGATCTCGATCTTCATGAACGTGTTCGACTGCCATGTCAATCGATATCCCACGGATGGCACCGTGACGTATCGCCAGTACAACGCGGGCAAGTTCATGCATGCGGCGGCGGAGAAATCGAGCGCGGACAACGAGCAGTCCTCGATCGGGCTCGCGACGGCGCATGGCCGGCTGCTGGTCCGCCAGATCGCGGGTTGGGTCGCGCGACGCATCGTCACGGACGATCCTGTCGGAACCCCGGTGCACCAGGGGGAGCGCCTCGGGATGATCCGGTTCGGATCGCGGGTCGATGTCTTTTTCCCCGAGGCGGCCGCCACTCCGCTCGTGCAGGTGGGCGACCGCACGCTGGTCGGTGTGACGCCGGTCGCCCGGTGGAACTGA
- the pssA gene encoding CDP-diacylglycerol--serine O-phosphatidyltransferase: MPRRPGGIARPDMRRVVIIMPSAFTIGNLFFGFWSIISAFNGNFRWAGWFIVFAGILDMLDGRVARLSKTHSRFGAELDSLVDVISFGVAPALLMYFLDFAAGGRFAWLLSFIYVSAVALRLARYNVLASTKSATPGWFTGMPSPSAGMTLAVYYPFSQTPWYRASLAYLDLQHQGLVVLILLLSVLMVSNVKYPRFPPIGIRSARGWFGIAVHVGILVGGLLAPDAFLFPLGLAYMLFGVVRALILGLMERGDLEAEGPDAEQTAVPPPAGLEPVQRPRERRRMWGDRREEPNE; the protein is encoded by the coding sequence ATGCCTCGCCGCCCCGGCGGCATCGCGCGGCCCGACATGCGGCGGGTCGTCATCATCATGCCGAGCGCGTTCACGATCGGCAACCTGTTCTTCGGATTCTGGTCGATCATCTCGGCGTTCAACGGCAACTTCCGCTGGGCGGGCTGGTTCATCGTCTTCGCCGGTATCCTCGACATGCTCGACGGCCGGGTGGCGCGGCTCTCCAAAACCCACAGCCGTTTCGGCGCGGAGCTGGATTCGCTGGTCGACGTGATCTCGTTCGGCGTGGCGCCCGCGCTGCTCATGTATTTCCTCGACTTCGCCGCCGGCGGGCGGTTCGCCTGGCTGCTCTCCTTCATCTACGTCTCGGCGGTCGCGTTGCGCCTCGCGCGGTACAACGTGCTCGCGTCTACCAAGTCGGCGACGCCGGGCTGGTTCACCGGCATGCCCTCGCCGTCGGCGGGCATGACGCTCGCCGTGTACTACCCGTTCAGCCAGACGCCCTGGTACCGGGCGTCGCTCGCCTACCTCGACCTGCAGCACCAGGGCCTCGTCGTCCTCATTCTGCTGCTGTCGGTCCTGATGGTGAGCAACGTCAAATATCCGCGCTTCCCCCCAATCGGCATTCGCAGCGCGCGCGGCTGGTTCGGCATCGCGGTGCATGTCGGCATTCTGGTCGGCGGATTGCTTGCGCCCGACGCGTTTCTGTTCCCGCTCGGCCTTGCCTACATGCTCTTCGGCGTGGTGCGCGCGCTGATTCTGGGCCTCATGGAGCGCGGCGACCTCGAAGCGGAAGGCCCCGACGCCGAGCAGACCGCGGTCCCGCCGCCGGCGGGGCTCGAGCCGGTGCAGCGGCCGCGCGAGCGCCGGCGCATGTGGGGCGACCGGCGCGAGGAGCCGAACGAATGA
- the purS gene encoding phosphoribosylformylglycinamidine synthase subunit PurS, producing MTYRVHVRVMPRDGLLDPQGLAVEHALTALGFAGAGAVRVGRAIELDVSAGSRAEAEARARLMCDRLLANPVTEDYTVAVEGA from the coding sequence ATGACCTACCGCGTGCACGTGCGCGTGATGCCGCGCGACGGATTGCTCGACCCGCAGGGCCTCGCCGTCGAGCATGCGCTCACGGCGCTGGGCTTTGCCGGCGCCGGCGCCGTCCGCGTGGGCCGGGCCATCGAGCTCGACGTCTCGGCAGGGTCGCGCGCGGAGGCCGAGGCTCGTGCCCGGCTCATGTGCGACCGCCTGCTGGCCAACCCGGTCACCGAGGATTACACCGTGGCTGTCGAGGGGGCCTGA
- the purQ gene encoding phosphoribosylformylglycinamidine synthase subunit PurQ produces the protein MQRVAVVRFPGSNCDDDTLRGAEAGGSSAYFVWHRDADLGGADVVVLPGGFSYGDYLRSGAIARFSPIMAAVQRHAAEGGAVLGICNGFQILCEAGLLPGALVRNAGLAFVSRPVDLRVERCDTPCTSAFRTGEVIRLPVSHGDGRFVADAPTLDALEAEGRVVLRYVACVPGRPNPNGSARDIAGICNPAANVVGIMPHPDRAWDDERMGQSDGRRFFTSIAAWRRPSALEESVS, from the coding sequence ATGCAGCGGGTCGCCGTCGTTCGGTTTCCCGGCAGCAACTGCGATGACGATACGCTGCGCGGCGCCGAGGCCGGCGGGAGTTCCGCCTATTTCGTGTGGCACCGCGACGCCGACCTCGGCGGCGCCGACGTGGTGGTGCTCCCCGGCGGCTTCAGCTACGGCGACTACCTGCGCTCCGGTGCCATCGCCCGCTTCAGTCCGATCATGGCGGCCGTGCAGCGCCACGCGGCCGAAGGCGGCGCCGTGCTCGGCATCTGCAACGGGTTCCAGATCCTCTGCGAAGCCGGGCTGCTGCCGGGCGCGCTGGTGCGGAACGCCGGCCTCGCCTTCGTCTCGAGGCCTGTCGACCTCAGGGTGGAGCGCTGCGACACGCCGTGCACCTCGGCGTTCCGGACCGGCGAGGTGATCCGGCTTCCCGTCTCCCACGGCGACGGACGCTTCGTCGCGGATGCACCGACGCTCGATGCGCTCGAGGCCGAAGGGCGTGTCGTGCTGCGCTACGTGGCCTGCGTGCCGGGACGGCCGAATCCGAACGGCTCGGCCCGCGACATCGCGGGAATCTGCAATCCGGCGGCCAATGTGGTGGGCATCATGCCGCACCCCGACCGCGCGTGGGACGACGAGAGGATGGGCCAGTCGGACGGCCGCCGGTTCTTTACGTCGATAGCAGCATGGCGCCGGCCGTCCGCCCTGGAAGAGAGCGTGTCATGA
- a CDS encoding zf-TFIIB domain-containing protein, which translates to MSVDKPSRNENEYFVRREAELIKAAHEHEIAEREAAARHSHFMKCPKDGYDLTTQEFHGVDIETCPHCGGVWLDAEDVHTYAHHREPDVVSRVFAEFLANLHFTPTRAAGAPVKSSTRRR; encoded by the coding sequence ATGAGCGTTGACAAACCCAGTCGCAACGAGAACGAATACTTCGTCCGCCGCGAGGCGGAGCTGATCAAGGCGGCGCACGAGCACGAGATCGCCGAGCGTGAGGCGGCCGCGCGCCACTCCCACTTCATGAAGTGCCCGAAGGACGGCTACGATCTCACGACGCAGGAGTTCCATGGCGTGGACATCGAGACCTGCCCGCACTGCGGTGGCGTGTGGCTCGATGCGGAGGACGTGCACACCTATGCGCACCACCGCGAGCCGGACGTCGTGAGCCGCGTGTTCGCCGAGTTTCTCGCCAATCTGCACTTCACCCCGACGCGCGCGGCCGGCGCGCCGGTCAAGAGCAGCACCCGCCGCCGGTGA
- the purL gene encoding phosphoribosylformylglycinamidine synthase subunit PurL — MSGSAHASAPPAGLAAEPFPGERPITPEVVREHNLTEAEFARIIALLGRQPTLTELGIFSALWSEHCSYKHSKPVLRTFPTTGAQVIQGPGENAGVLRLPDGWAVAFKIESHNHPSAVEPYQGAATGVGGILRDVFTMGARPVAVLNSLRFGPLDVPRNRYLFAGVVRGVGDYGNCVGIPTLGGEVAFAPGYTGNPLVNAMCVGLLREDDLVRARAHGPGNLLLTIGSRTGRDGIHGASFASEELSAASEARRPQVQVGDPFTEKLLLEATLELIRADLVVAIQDMGAAGLTSSSAEMAARGGVGVELDTSRVPTREPGMTPYEILLSESQERMLAVATPDKVPAIIAICAKWELEATIIGRVTDDGIYRVRHEGRVVAAIPGQPLVDDAPLYYPQARESEAARARRSSAPQTSPITDLHGALPRLLDDPTIASKRWVFEQYDSTVQAATVLGPGGDAGVLNVPGTDFGLAVAVDGNSRLVALDPYEGGKAAVAEAARNVACTGARPLGITDCLNFGNPEKPEVFFQFREASRGIADACRAFGTPVTGGNVSFYNESPTGAVDPTPVIGMVGLLDRIAERVPSHFRRAGDTIVLLGTTHGVLGGSAYWASVYGFVGGRPAAVDLEAERRLQGLLAGAAARSLLRSAHDCSDGGLAVALAEAAMGGPYADVCLGGTVDLTGYAPDATEEGLLYGEDGARVIVTTAPERAEALLALAARHGVPARAVGAVGEPGAPLELRVGGHLFSWVSSELRRIYFDAIPRRMAHADVDRAAGS; from the coding sequence GTGAGCGGCTCAGCCCACGCATCCGCACCGCCGGCCGGGCTCGCGGCCGAACCGTTTCCCGGCGAGCGGCCGATCACGCCGGAGGTCGTGCGCGAGCACAACCTGACCGAGGCCGAGTTCGCGCGAATCATCGCGCTGCTGGGCCGCCAACCGACCCTCACCGAGCTCGGCATTTTCAGCGCCCTCTGGTCCGAGCACTGCTCCTACAAGCACTCCAAGCCCGTGCTCCGGACGTTCCCGACCACTGGCGCGCAGGTCATCCAGGGGCCGGGTGAAAACGCCGGCGTGCTGCGCCTGCCCGATGGCTGGGCGGTGGCCTTCAAGATCGAATCGCACAACCATCCGTCGGCCGTCGAGCCGTACCAGGGCGCGGCCACCGGCGTCGGCGGCATTCTCCGCGACGTGTTCACCATGGGCGCCCGCCCCGTCGCCGTGCTCAACAGCCTGCGCTTCGGGCCGCTCGACGTGCCGCGCAATCGCTATCTCTTCGCTGGCGTCGTGCGCGGCGTGGGCGATTATGGCAATTGCGTCGGCATCCCGACGCTCGGCGGGGAGGTCGCGTTTGCGCCGGGCTACACCGGCAACCCGCTGGTGAACGCGATGTGCGTGGGATTACTGCGGGAGGACGACCTGGTGCGGGCCCGCGCGCACGGGCCGGGCAACCTTCTCCTTACGATCGGGTCCCGCACCGGCCGCGACGGCATTCACGGCGCCAGCTTCGCCTCCGAGGAGCTGTCCGCCGCGAGCGAAGCGCGCCGCCCGCAGGTGCAGGTCGGCGACCCGTTCACCGAGAAGCTCCTGCTCGAGGCCACCCTCGAGTTGATCCGAGCCGATCTCGTCGTCGCCATCCAGGACATGGGTGCGGCCGGGCTCACCAGCTCGTCGGCCGAGATGGCGGCGCGCGGCGGCGTCGGGGTCGAGCTGGATACGAGCCGCGTGCCCACGCGCGAGCCGGGCATGACGCCGTACGAGATCCTGCTCTCCGAATCACAGGAGCGGATGCTTGCGGTGGCCACGCCGGACAAGGTGCCCGCGATCATCGCCATCTGCGCCAAGTGGGAGCTGGAGGCCACCATCATCGGCCGGGTGACGGACGACGGGATCTACCGCGTGCGACACGAGGGCCGGGTCGTCGCCGCGATTCCGGGGCAGCCGCTGGTGGACGACGCGCCGCTCTATTACCCGCAGGCGCGTGAGAGTGAAGCTGCGCGCGCGCGCCGCAGCTCCGCGCCGCAGACTTCGCCGATTACCGATCTGCATGGCGCCCTGCCCCGTTTGCTCGACGACCCGACCATCGCGAGCAAGCGCTGGGTCTTCGAGCAGTACGACTCGACCGTTCAGGCCGCCACGGTGCTCGGGCCCGGCGGCGACGCCGGCGTCCTCAATGTTCCCGGTACCGACTTCGGGCTCGCCGTCGCGGTGGACGGCAACAGCCGGCTCGTGGCGCTCGATCCGTACGAGGGGGGCAAGGCGGCGGTCGCCGAGGCCGCCCGCAATGTTGCCTGTACCGGTGCGCGGCCGCTCGGCATTACCGACTGCCTCAACTTCGGCAACCCTGAAAAGCCCGAAGTGTTCTTCCAGTTTCGTGAGGCATCGCGCGGGATCGCGGATGCGTGCCGCGCGTTCGGTACCCCGGTCACCGGCGGCAACGTGTCGTTCTACAACGAGAGCCCCACTGGCGCCGTGGACCCGACGCCGGTCATCGGCATGGTGGGGTTGCTCGACCGGATCGCCGAGCGCGTGCCCAGCCATTTTCGTCGCGCCGGCGACACGATCGTGCTGCTCGGTACCACCCACGGCGTGCTCGGCGGCTCCGCCTACTGGGCGAGCGTGTACGGCTTCGTGGGCGGCCGGCCGGCGGCGGTGGATCTCGAGGCCGAGCGCCGCCTGCAGGGGCTGCTCGCGGGCGCCGCCGCTCGGTCGCTGCTGCGCTCGGCCCATGACTGTTCCGATGGTGGCCTCGCGGTGGCCCTCGCAGAGGCGGCGATGGGCGGCCCGTACGCGGACGTGTGTTTGGGGGGAACCGTCGATCTCACCGGCTACGCCCCGGATGCCACCGAGGAGGGGCTGCTCTATGGCGAGGATGGCGCCCGCGTCATCGTCACGACAGCTCCGGAACGCGCCGAGGCGCTCCTGGCCCTGGCGGCCCGCCACGGCGTCCCCGCGCGCGCCGTCGGAGCCGTGGGCGAACCCGGGGCCCCGCTGGAACTTCGGGTGGGCGGCCATTTGTTTTCATGGGTCTCTTCCGAGCTACGAAGGATCTACTTTGATGCGATTCCCCGGCGCATGGCTCACGCCGACGTGGATCGCGCGGCGGGGAGCTGA
- the purF gene encoding amidophosphoribosyltransferase — MCGIFGVSGVPEAAKLTYLGLYALQHRGQESAGIVTIDREGHAHSHRGMGLVSETFDDALLARLIGDVAVGHTRYSTTGSTVLANAQPCIMNTRCGPLAIALNGNLVNAPLLKRELVDRGAIFTTSTDTEVLVHLIARSEAETVEGRIRDALEQAEGAYSLIMSVGRTMYAVVDSRGFRPLVLGRLGSGAIVASETCALDLVGATLVRELQPGDFLRIDDGVVTELPRLSPRPVSRCVFELVYFARPDSRVFGESVDRVRRELGRQLAREQPAPEGDVVFSVPDSSNAMALGFSEESGIKLENGLIRNHYIGRTFINPTQAMRVAKVRIKFNPVRDVIQGKRVVVVDDSLVRGNTSRGLVQMIRAAGAKEVHLRLASPPITGPCHYGIDTPTREELIGATHSVEEIRQFLGVDSLGYLSLDGMLRAAGDAGGFCHACFSGQYPTPIPEDLVQLRHASPLVATPA, encoded by the coding sequence ATGTGCGGGATCTTCGGCGTCTCGGGCGTACCGGAGGCGGCCAAGCTCACCTACCTCGGGCTCTACGCCTTGCAGCACCGGGGACAGGAGAGCGCGGGCATCGTGACGATCGACCGCGAAGGCCACGCCCATTCGCACCGGGGCATGGGCCTCGTCTCGGAGACCTTCGACGATGCCCTGCTGGCCCGACTCATAGGCGATGTCGCCGTGGGGCACACCCGCTACTCCACCACCGGTAGCACGGTTCTCGCCAACGCCCAGCCGTGCATCATGAACACGCGCTGCGGCCCCCTCGCGATCGCCCTCAACGGCAATCTGGTGAACGCGCCGCTCCTCAAGCGCGAGCTGGTCGATCGCGGCGCGATCTTCACTACCTCGACCGACACCGAAGTGCTGGTGCACCTCATCGCGCGCTCGGAGGCGGAGACGGTGGAGGGCCGGATCCGCGACGCGCTGGAGCAGGCCGAAGGGGCCTACAGCCTCATCATGAGCGTCGGCCGCACCATGTACGCGGTGGTTGACAGTCGCGGTTTCCGCCCGCTCGTGCTCGGCCGCCTCGGCTCGGGCGCCATAGTGGCCTCGGAGACCTGCGCGCTCGACCTCGTGGGCGCCACCCTCGTACGCGAGCTCCAGCCCGGCGACTTCCTCCGCATCGACGATGGCGTCGTCACCGAGCTGCCCCGCCTCTCGCCACGGCCGGTGAGCCGGTGCGTGTTCGAGCTGGTGTACTTCGCGCGGCCGGACAGCCGCGTCTTCGGCGAGTCGGTGGATCGGGTGCGGCGCGAGCTCGGGCGCCAGCTCGCCCGGGAGCAGCCGGCCCCCGAAGGCGACGTCGTATTCAGCGTGCCGGACAGCTCGAACGCGATGGCGCTGGGCTTCTCGGAGGAGTCGGGCATCAAGCTCGAGAACGGGCTCATCCGGAACCATTATATCGGGCGGACGTTCATCAACCCGACCCAGGCGATGCGCGTGGCCAAGGTGCGCATCAAGTTCAATCCGGTGCGCGACGTGATTCAGGGCAAGCGCGTCGTGGTGGTGGACGACAGCCTGGTGCGCGGCAATACGAGCCGCGGTCTCGTGCAGATGATCCGCGCGGCGGGCGCGAAGGAGGTGCATCTCCGGCTCGCCTCGCCGCCCATCACCGGGCCATGCCACTACGGGATTGACACGCCCACCCGGGAGGAGCTGATCGGTGCCACGCACTCGGTCGAGGAGATTCGCCAGTTCCTCGGCGTGGATTCGCTCGGCTATCTCTCGCTCGACGGGATGCTCCGTGCAGCCGGCGATGCGGGCGGCTTCTGCCACGCCTGCTTCTCCGGCCAGTATCCCACGCCGATTCCTGAGGACCTGGTGCAGTTGAGGCACGCCTCACCGCTCGTCGCGACACCCGCATGA
- the ppdK gene encoding pyruvate, phosphate dikinase, protein MSGPFSQPLVFFFGQGRADGTAAMKDILGGKGAGLAEMTNLGIPVPPGFTISTSVCHTYLESHQFSGRLRAQVEHDLQRLEAATARQFGGATQPLLVSVRSGAPVSMPGMMETILNLGLNDATVEGLATLSGNPAFAWDSYRRFVQMYASVVFDMARAPFEQRLEERKRDCGAARDIDLPVAALQGLVRGFKELVRAETGHPFPDEPLAQLWGAIAAVFESWNTRRAIDYRRLHGIADSMGTAVNVVTMVFGNLGEDSGTGVAFTRDPSTGEHRLYGEYLLNAQGEDVVSGTRTPEPIATLAECLPHAARELERTARTLERHFRDVQDLEFTIEHGHLYMLQTRRAQRSGAAAVRIACDMVDEGLITREEAVARIPPNDLDQLLHPTIDPASHLDLLAVGLPASPGAACGTVVFDADRAEQLGRSGQPVILVRRETSPEDFHGMVMAKAVLTARGGMTSHAAVVARGMGKPCVAGAQTIDVDERLGRFTADGRVVREGDWISLDGGTGQVFGGQARLVEPTLGEPFKRLMAWADDVRQLRVRVNADTPADAHRGRDFGAEGIGLCRTEHMFFDGDRLIAMREMILAQDETGRRRALDKLLPMQRADFEAIFRAMEGYPVTVRLLDPPLHEFLPKEDAELEALARDLGRSAADLRRIVHAMQEVNPMLGLRGCRLGILHPEITEMQARALFEAACTVAARKGRVMPEIMVPLTATVVELRKQAIILRRVAAEVFQERQITVPYLVGTMIELPRAAITADEIALEAQFFSFGTNDLTQTTWGLSRDDAGRFLPRYIEEGVIESDPFQELDLGGVGKLMQIASELGRKSRPDLKLGVCGEHGGTPAAVAFCDRLGMNYVSCSPFRVPIARLAAAQSALAERGTMDRTRATV, encoded by the coding sequence ATGAGCGGGCCGTTCAGCCAGCCGCTGGTCTTTTTTTTCGGCCAGGGGCGCGCCGACGGCACCGCGGCGATGAAGGACATCCTCGGCGGCAAGGGCGCAGGCCTCGCCGAGATGACGAACCTCGGCATTCCAGTCCCGCCCGGATTCACGATCTCCACCTCCGTCTGCCACACCTACCTCGAAAGCCACCAATTCTCCGGGCGCCTGCGGGCGCAAGTCGAACACGATCTGCAGCGGCTCGAGGCGGCCACCGCCCGGCAGTTCGGGGGCGCGACCCAGCCGCTCCTCGTCTCGGTGCGCTCGGGCGCGCCGGTATCCATGCCCGGGATGATGGAGACGATCCTCAACCTCGGCCTCAACGACGCCACCGTGGAAGGGCTCGCGACGCTGAGCGGCAACCCGGCGTTTGCGTGGGACAGCTATCGGCGCTTCGTGCAGATGTACGCCAGCGTCGTGTTCGACATGGCCCGCGCTCCGTTCGAGCAGAGGCTGGAGGAGCGGAAGCGCGACTGCGGCGCCGCCCGTGACATCGATCTCCCGGTCGCGGCGCTGCAAGGCCTTGTCCGGGGGTTCAAGGAGCTCGTGCGGGCCGAAACCGGCCACCCTTTTCCGGACGAACCACTGGCGCAGCTCTGGGGCGCCATCGCCGCGGTCTTCGAGAGCTGGAACACGCGCCGCGCCATCGATTACCGCCGGCTCCACGGGATCGCCGACTCGATGGGCACCGCGGTCAATGTCGTCACCATGGTCTTCGGAAACCTGGGCGAGGACTCGGGCACCGGCGTCGCTTTCACCCGCGATCCCTCCACCGGCGAGCACCGCCTCTACGGCGAATACCTGCTCAACGCGCAGGGCGAGGACGTCGTGTCCGGCACCCGCACCCCCGAGCCGATCGCCACGCTGGCCGAGTGCCTGCCCCACGCCGCCCGCGAGCTCGAGCGCACCGCGCGCACCCTCGAGCGCCACTTCCGCGACGTGCAGGACCTCGAATTCACCATCGAGCATGGGCATCTCTACATGCTGCAGACGCGGCGCGCGCAGCGCTCGGGCGCCGCGGCCGTGCGGATCGCGTGCGACATGGTGGATGAGGGGCTTATCACCCGCGAGGAAGCGGTGGCGCGCATTCCGCCCAACGATCTCGACCAGTTGCTGCACCCGACGATCGACCCCGCCAGCCATCTCGACCTTCTCGCGGTCGGGCTCCCGGCGTCGCCGGGCGCGGCCTGCGGCACGGTGGTTTTCGACGCCGACCGCGCGGAGCAGCTGGGCCGGAGCGGTCAGCCGGTCATCCTCGTTCGCCGCGAGACCTCGCCGGAAGACTTCCACGGCATGGTCATGGCCAAGGCGGTGCTCACCGCGCGTGGCGGCATGACGAGCCATGCCGCCGTCGTCGCGCGCGGCATGGGCAAGCCGTGCGTCGCCGGGGCGCAGACGATCGACGTGGACGAGCGGCTGGGCCGGTTCACCGCGGATGGCCGCGTGGTGCGTGAGGGCGACTGGATCAGCCTCGATGGTGGCACCGGTCAGGTGTTCGGCGGCCAGGCCCGGCTCGTCGAGCCCACGCTGGGCGAGCCGTTCAAGCGGCTCATGGCCTGGGCCGACGACGTGCGCCAGCTCCGCGTCCGTGTCAACGCGGACACCCCGGCCGACGCACACCGCGGTCGCGACTTCGGCGCGGAAGGGATCGGGCTCTGCCGCACCGAGCACATGTTTTTCGACGGCGACCGCCTCATCGCCATGCGCGAGATGATCCTCGCGCAGGACGAGACCGGGCGCCGCCGCGCGCTCGACAAGCTCCTTCCGATGCAGCGCGCCGACTTCGAGGCGATCTTCCGCGCGATGGAGGGCTATCCGGTTACCGTCCGGCTGCTCGACCCGCCGCTGCACGAATTCCTCCCCAAAGAAGACGCCGAGCTCGAAGCGCTTGCCCGCGACCTCGGACGATCCGCCGCGGACCTCCGCCGGATCGTGCATGCGATGCAGGAGGTGAATCCGATGCTCGGCCTGCGCGGCTGCCGGCTGGGCATTCTGCATCCCGAGATCACGGAGATGCAGGCGCGGGCCCTGTTCGAGGCCGCGTGCACCGTCGCCGCCCGCAAAGGCCGCGTGATGCCCGAGATCATGGTGCCGCTTACGGCGACCGTGGTCGAGCTGCGCAAGCAGGCGATCATCCTCCGCCGCGTCGCCGCCGAAGTGTTTCAGGAGCGCCAGATCACCGTGCCCTACCTCGTCGGCACCATGATCGAGCTGCCGCGCGCCGCCATCACGGCCGACGAGATCGCGCTCGAGGCGCAGTTCTTCTCCTTCGGCACCAACGACCTCACGCAGACGACGTGGGGGCTTTCGCGCGACGACGCGGGCCGCTTCCTGCCCCGCTACATCGAAGAGGGCGTGATCGAGAGCGATCCGTTCCAGGAGCTCGATCTGGGCGGGGTCGGCAAGCTCATGCAGATCGCCTCCGAGCTCGGCCGCAAGTCGCGGCCGGACCTCAAGCTCGGCGTCTGTGGCGAGCACGGCGGCACCCCGGCGGCGGTGGCATTCTGCGATCGCCTCGGCATGAATTACGTCTCCTGCTCGCCGTTCCGGGTGCCGATCGCCCGGCTCGCCGCCGCGCAGTCCGCGCTCGCTGAACGTGGCACGATGGACCGAACCCGGGCCACCGTTTAG